The segment TGAGAATAGTGTTATAAccaactgttttttttcttttttttatgttctttttttctctttataatcTCTTTAACCTCTGAATTGTGTGTTCATTGTGTCTTCTCAGTCGCCTATTCTCTCTCCTATACTTCTGCTTCTATTTCCACTATGTGTACCCATCACAGGTTTGCACCTTGAGAATAACACATTAAATTCAGAGGACAACAACAGCACTATACCACGGAGTAGCATATTGAATATTCTCACAACCTCTTCACCCAACCTGAAAAACAATCGAACAACAGTCTCTCTATCCCGGAAGACAACACATGAGAAAATTTTGTATGTAACTGAAAATGTTAGCTATGAAGATGACGAGGATGAGAATGAAGATGACATTTATGAGGTTTATACTGTACCCCCACATTTACCAGCGGAGCCTTGCCCATATGATCGCTGCAAGCACCTGGAGCTCCTATGTGATGAGATACGAAAGAGGACAGGGAGCAAATGCCTTTGTCCTGGGATAAGTGGACGCACTGTTATTCCTGATTCCCCTCGTTTGAATCAGATCACTCCTGGACAGACTGGTATTGGCGTGAGCTGGTGTTCTCCTCTATCAACAGTGGATGGTTATAGGGTGCACTATGGTAGACCTGAAGGACCATTGGAAATGGGACCCTTGCTCAATCAGTCATATCGCTTCTTCTCAATAGCGAATCTTCTTCCAGGCACCTCCTACATGGTGTGTGTGGTAGCAATAAATGGTGCAGGAGAAAGCCAAATACAGCTGGTGGATGGAGAAGAGGGATTCCAGGGCCAAGGAGGTATAATATCTCCATGTGGCATATATCATACGTTTGATTCACAGGGTTCATATATTTATCTAGCAGTAGGAGTAGGTTTGGCAATATTTGCAGGTGTTTTGGGGTTCGTTGTCCTTATTTACTGGTTTTGTAGACGAAAGAAGGTCAGAAATataaagagaggaggagagatggGGATCACCAATATGTCGTTTAAGGCAGAAAGCATTGAGAACTTGTAATAGAAAGTGGGTATGTTATAAGGTGTATTTGTGGTGAAGTGTATAGAATgatatgtgttatgtgtatgtctgatatttatattttttatgttgatatttattcaaaataaatctatttttttatacaacTGTCTTGTTTGTTGTGTG is part of the Mixophyes fleayi isolate aMixFle1 chromosome 10, aMixFle1.hap1, whole genome shotgun sequence genome and harbors:
- the LOC142103350 gene encoding LRRN4 C-terminal-like protein, whose product is MFSDTKSPILSPILLLLFPLCVPITGLHLENNTLNSEDNNSTIPRSSILNILTTSSPNLKNNRTTVSLSRKTTHEKILYVTENVSYEDDEDENEDDIYEVYTVPPHLPAEPCPYDRCKHLELLCDEIRKRTGSKCLCPGISGRTVIPDSPRLNQITPGQTGIGVSWCSPLSTVDGYRVHYGRPEGPLEMGPLLNQSYRFFSIANLLPGTSYMVCVVAINGAGESQIQLVDGEEGFQGQGGIISPCGIYHTFDSQGSYIYLAVGVGLAIFAGVLGFVVLIYWFCRRKKVRNIKRGGEMGITNMSFKAESIENL